In Paenibacillus algicola, a genomic segment contains:
- a CDS encoding tRNA threonylcarbamoyladenosine dehydratase, with the protein MLHQFSRTELAIGPEGLETMKNSTVAVLGIGGVGSIAVEALARTGVGRIILIDKDVVDITNINRQIHALTSTVGQKKADLMVERVKLINPECEAIALNMFYTDETYEELFKYDLDYVLDASDTIMYKIHLIKECLKRSIPIISSMGAANKMDPTKFQVADISKTSMDPIARVIRTKLRKDGIKKGVKVVFSLEEPMKPRKDVTDKIVPENAPEIRKAKQPPASNAFVPPVAGLIMVSVAVRELLEKAGIST; encoded by the coding sequence ATGCTGCATCAATTTTCGCGCACCGAGCTTGCGATTGGCCCGGAAGGGCTGGAGACGATGAAGAACAGCACGGTAGCTGTGCTTGGCATCGGCGGTGTCGGCTCGATTGCCGTCGAAGCTCTGGCGCGCACGGGCGTAGGCCGCATTATTCTGATCGACAAGGATGTCGTGGACATTACCAATATCAACCGCCAGATTCATGCACTGACCTCGACCGTCGGACAGAAGAAGGCCGACTTGATGGTGGAGCGGGTGAAGCTGATCAATCCGGAGTGCGAAGCAATTGCGCTGAATATGTTCTATACGGATGAGACGTATGAAGAGCTGTTCAAATATGATCTGGATTATGTCCTGGATGCATCAGATACGATCATGTACAAGATTCATTTGATCAAGGAGTGCCTGAAGCGCAGCATTCCGATCATTTCGAGCATGGGCGCAGCCAATAAGATGGATCCGACCAAGTTCCAGGTGGCCGACATCTCCAAAACGTCGATGGATCCCATTGCACGAGTGATCCGTACCAAGCTTCGGAAGGACGGGATTAAGAAGGGCGTCAAGGTGGTCTTCTCCCTGGAAGAGCCGATGAAGCCGCGGAAGGATGTAACCGACAAGATTGTGCCGGAGAATGCTCCGGAAATCCGCAAAGCAAAGCAGCCTCCGGCGAGCAACGCATTTGTTCCCCCGGTTGCCGGCCTGATTATGGTGTCGGTAGCTGTGCGGGAGCTGCTGGAGAAGGCTGGAATTTCAACATAG
- a CDS encoding chromate transporter: MSNERRRLIIDLFKAFFQIGPSTFGGGYAMLPVIEREIMVKRGWMDEKEMADMISLSGSAPGGVGVNAAAFIGYRKAGVPGAAAAVIGITLPTFLIVILLSVFYLMFHDHEKTQAALQGIQGAVIALILLAAYRMAKQSVFDISTAVMMASAVIILVVFPISPIYMIGFGILAGIVFIQIKRWIGLSIQTEKEIVVNATPQSYSPEYYI; this comes from the coding sequence TTGTCTAACGAACGGCGTCGTTTAATTATAGATCTGTTCAAAGCTTTTTTTCAGATTGGACCATCTACATTCGGAGGCGGATACGCCATGCTGCCTGTCATTGAACGGGAGATTATGGTGAAGCGGGGATGGATGGATGAAAAGGAAATGGCAGATATGATTTCCCTCTCCGGCTCGGCACCGGGAGGCGTTGGCGTTAACGCAGCAGCATTTATCGGGTACCGCAAGGCTGGAGTTCCCGGCGCAGCGGCAGCAGTGATCGGCATTACGCTTCCTACTTTCCTCATTGTCATTTTACTGAGCGTGTTCTACCTGATGTTTCATGACCATGAGAAGACCCAGGCTGCGCTGCAGGGCATTCAAGGGGCCGTCATTGCACTTATCCTCTTAGCCGCTTATCGGATGGCAAAGCAGTCGGTATTTGATATATCAACGGCCGTCATGATGGCTTCCGCAGTCATTATTCTCGTCGTCTTCCCGATCAGTCCGATTTATATGATTGGATTCGGCATTCTGGCAGGTATTGTGTTTATTCAGATCAAGCGCTGGATCGGGCTGTCGATTCAAACCGAGAAGGAAATCGTTGTAAACGCAACCCCTCAATCCTACAGTCCGGAATATTATATCTAA
- a CDS encoding ROK family transcriptional regulator, translating to MQTEDLYTPSSKMLIYSLIAEAGSITKAELQHKTLIKSSTLTRLLDEMLEQHLIEAADLGPSRGGRRPILYRITPDYGYIFGLEVSRIHSSLGLFDMQLNPKSLIHWHMDEGMTPERFKEYVLRHMRMFLRDHQIAPERIQGLGIGAVGPLNRSTGTILNPQYFPARGWSDVPICQWFQEETGFRTILENGVNSALIGEQWSLRHENIQHVLYVHAGVSLRSAMMSHGRIVHGAMDMEDAIGQMIVQAGGLRLNNTGNYGALEAYASIEAMEQKAQSDAKMGRALFRQQKELPPEQINFDVLIQALKASEPYAVELFSQSASYFGIGLSNLIHIFQPEKVILGGALIHSNTMYYNTAIQIAAANTGYNAQYKPQFTKGQLMEAASVTGAALHLRNSIEL from the coding sequence ATGCAGACTGAAGATTTGTACACGCCATCATCCAAAATGCTCATATACTCCCTCATTGCAGAAGCCGGCTCCATCACCAAGGCTGAACTCCAGCACAAGACCCTGATCAAGAGCAGCACCCTGACCCGGCTGCTGGATGAAATGCTGGAGCAGCACTTGATCGAGGCTGCGGATCTTGGTCCCTCCCGGGGCGGCAGGCGTCCCATACTATACCGGATCACACCGGATTATGGATATATTTTTGGACTGGAGGTATCCCGGATTCACTCCTCTCTCGGCCTGTTCGATATGCAGCTGAATCCTAAATCCTTGATTCACTGGCATATGGATGAGGGCATGACACCGGAGCGGTTCAAGGAATATGTGCTGCGCCATATGCGGATGTTTCTTCGGGACCATCAGATCGCACCGGAACGCATCCAGGGACTCGGGATCGGGGCCGTTGGCCCATTGAACCGGTCTACAGGAACGATTTTGAATCCGCAATATTTCCCGGCAAGAGGCTGGAGTGATGTTCCGATCTGCCAATGGTTCCAAGAGGAAACCGGCTTTCGGACGATTCTGGAGAACGGGGTCAATTCAGCGCTCATTGGAGAGCAGTGGTCACTGCGGCATGAGAACATCCAGCACGTGCTGTATGTTCACGCCGGCGTCAGCCTCCGCTCTGCCATGATGTCTCATGGCCGCATCGTTCATGGGGCCATGGATATGGAGGATGCCATCGGACAAATGATTGTCCAGGCAGGCGGATTAAGGCTGAATAATACGGGGAATTATGGAGCGCTGGAAGCCTACGCTTCTATTGAAGCCATGGAGCAAAAGGCTCAGTCCGATGCCAAAATGGGTCGCGCTCTGTTCCGGCAGCAAAAGGAGCTGCCCCCGGAGCAGATTAATTTTGATGTGTTGATTCAGGCGCTGAAGGCCTCTGAGCCCTACGCGGTGGAGCTGTTCAGCCAGTCCGCATCCTATTTCGGCATCGGGCTTAGCAACCTGATTCATATATTCCAGCCGGAAAAGGTCATATTGGGAGGCGCCCTGATCCACTCCAATACGATGTACTACAATACGGCCATACAAATTGCGGCTGCCAACACTGGCTATAACGCACAGTACAAGCCGCAATTTACCAAGGGACAGCTGATGGAGGCTGCCTCTGTAACCGGCGCCGCGCTTCATTTAAGAAACTCCATTGAGCTGTAA
- a CDS encoding formylglycine-generating enzyme family protein: MVSLPGGAFWMGTSSTDGFPADGEGPERKVQLDAFEIAPYAVTNAEYKAFVDATGYVTEAESFGWSYVFHLLVPEEIKQHVEHVPRDVPWWYVVEGAYWNAPEGPGSHVEDRLDHPVIHISWNDADAYCRWAGVRLPTEAEWEYAARGGLERRTYPWGDLLKVDGEHRCNIWQGKFPVRNSELDGYVGTAPVDAFLPNGYGLYNMSGNVWEWCSDWFSPDYHQTTSADNPRYSRSTGKRSMRGGSYLCHRSYCNRYRVAARSSNTPDSSTGNCGFRVARSL; this comes from the coding sequence ATGGTCAGCCTGCCTGGTGGAGCCTTCTGGATGGGTACGAGCTCTACGGACGGCTTTCCGGCCGACGGAGAGGGGCCAGAGCGCAAGGTCCAGCTTGATGCCTTCGAGATCGCTCCATATGCGGTCACTAATGCGGAATATAAGGCTTTTGTGGATGCTACAGGCTATGTTACAGAGGCTGAAAGCTTTGGCTGGTCTTATGTGTTTCACCTGCTGGTGCCCGAGGAGATCAAGCAGCATGTCGAGCATGTGCCGCGGGATGTTCCCTGGTGGTATGTCGTGGAAGGGGCTTACTGGAATGCTCCGGAGGGTCCGGGGTCTCATGTGGAGGATCGGTTGGATCATCCGGTCATTCATATTTCATGGAATGATGCGGATGCCTATTGCCGCTGGGCGGGAGTCCGGCTGCCTACGGAGGCGGAGTGGGAGTATGCGGCCCGCGGAGGATTGGAGCGCAGAACATATCCATGGGGAGATCTGCTGAAGGTGGACGGCGAGCATCGCTGTAACATCTGGCAGGGCAAATTCCCCGTGCGTAACAGTGAACTGGATGGCTATGTCGGCACCGCACCGGTGGATGCCTTTTTGCCTAACGGATACGGTCTTTATAATATGTCAGGAAATGTGTGGGAGTGGTGCAGTGACTGGTTCAGCCCGGATTACCATCAGACCACTTCCGCGGACAACCCCCGATATAGTCGTTCTACCGGAAAGCGCTCCATGCGGGGCGGATCCTACTTATGTCACCGCTCATACTGCAATCGGTACCGGGTGGCTGCGCGCAGCTCCAACACGCCGGACAGCTCAACAGGCAATTGCGGGTTTCGGGTTGCTCGATCTTTGTAG
- the crcB gene encoding fluoride efflux transporter CrcB, with amino-acid sequence MIALYIAVGGMLGAAARYAAGLRLGYSGKGFPRGTTVVNVSGSMLLGVIVANEQALSPQLYALLGIGFCGAFTTFSTFGYETVTLMMQKKRRLAVLYVAVTLILGLSGAAAGYYASRLIL; translated from the coding sequence ATGATTGCGCTATATATTGCGGTAGGAGGCATGCTCGGTGCGGCAGCACGATATGCGGCCGGGCTGCGTCTCGGGTATTCAGGCAAGGGCTTTCCTAGGGGCACGACCGTCGTAAATGTGTCGGGATCTATGCTGCTTGGCGTCATTGTCGCGAATGAGCAGGCGCTGTCTCCGCAGCTGTATGCCCTGCTGGGCATCGGCTTTTGTGGAGCGTTCACTACATTTTCCACGTTTGGCTATGAGACGGTGACATTGATGATGCAGAAGAAGAGGCGGCTGGCTGTGCTTTACGTGGCCGTCACGCTCATTTTGGGACTGTCAGGTGCGGCGGCAGGGTATTATGCTTCACGACTGATCCTGTAA
- a CDS encoding replication-associated recombination protein A — MDLFSIGREEDAAARLLADRMRPQSLDEYIGQEHIIGPGKLLRRAVEGDQVSSILLYGPPGCGKTTLAHIISRHTQGTFVRLNAVDASVKDVREVIEQAQNNRSLYGSKTILFLDEVHRFNSARQDALLPAVEKGTIIFIGATTENPFHYVNGALMSRSTLFQLQPLTKEHALEAMHRALKDNERGLGFMDLVADDDALAHISAMANGDIRRALNALELAAMTTPPDATGTVHVTLAVAEESIRRPIVKADESTQYDVLSAFHKSIRGSSDAALFWFLYAVEKLGMDPMTFIRRLIAASSEDIGLANPQAMVQAVSALEAYRNNGWPEAKLNIAQAILFCVESPKSNAVYTAIHSAMASIEQVSSAEVPLHLRDTHYKGAVKLGHEGYRYPHDYPGHYVKQEYLPRELQNKVFYRATEQGSEQKIAHNQRLRQGE, encoded by the coding sequence ATGGATTTGTTCTCCATTGGGCGGGAGGAGGACGCGGCCGCACGGCTGCTGGCCGATCGGATGCGTCCTCAAAGCCTCGATGAATATATAGGTCAAGAGCATATTATAGGACCGGGCAAGCTGCTGCGCCGGGCTGTGGAAGGGGATCAGGTCTCGTCCATCTTGCTGTACGGACCTCCGGGCTGCGGTAAAACCACATTGGCGCATATCATTTCCCGGCATACCCAAGGGACGTTCGTCCGATTAAACGCTGTGGACGCCTCCGTCAAGGACGTCAGAGAGGTGATTGAGCAGGCCCAGAATAATCGCTCCCTGTACGGCAGCAAGACCATTTTATTCCTGGATGAGGTACATCGCTTTAACAGCGCCCGTCAGGACGCGCTGCTGCCTGCTGTAGAGAAGGGGACGATTATTTTTATCGGGGCGACGACAGAGAATCCGTTTCATTATGTTAACGGAGCCTTGATGAGCCGGTCCACCTTGTTCCAGCTGCAGCCGCTTACGAAGGAGCATGCACTGGAGGCCATGCACCGGGCCCTGAAGGACAACGAACGCGGATTGGGATTTATGGACCTTGTGGCAGATGATGACGCACTGGCTCATATATCAGCTATGGCGAACGGAGATATCCGCAGAGCCTTGAATGCGCTGGAGCTAGCAGCCATGACCACACCGCCGGACGCCACCGGAACTGTGCATGTTACTCTGGCCGTAGCTGAGGAATCCATCCGGCGCCCGATTGTAAAGGCGGACGAATCTACCCAGTACGACGTCTTGTCTGCCTTTCACAAAAGCATTCGCGGCTCCAGTGATGCGGCGCTCTTCTGGTTCTTATATGCGGTAGAGAAGCTTGGGATGGATCCCATGACTTTTATTCGCAGGCTGATTGCAGCGAGCAGCGAGGATATTGGCCTGGCGAATCCCCAGGCGATGGTTCAGGCCGTGAGCGCACTGGAGGCCTACCGCAATAACGGCTGGCCGGAGGCCAAGCTGAATATTGCCCAGGCGATTCTTTTTTGCGTGGAAAGCCCGAAGTCCAATGCCGTATATACCGCGATCCATTCGGCCATGGCTTCAATAGAGCAGGTTTCCTCCGCGGAGGTGCCGCTGCATTTGCGGGATACCCACTACAAGGGTGCCGTGAAGCTCGGGCATGAGGGATATCGTTATCCCCATGACTATCCCGGTCACTACGTGAAGCAGGAGTATCTCCCGAGGGAGCTCCAGAACAAAGTGTTTTACCGGGCAACGGAGCAGGGAAGCGAGCAGAAGATTGCTCACAATCAGCGCCTGCGCCAAGGAGAATAA
- a CDS encoding chromate transporter has product MLLQLFLTFLKIGFVSFGGGYAVIPLIQFEVSEYGWLSNDEFQSTVALAGMAPGPIATNTATLIGFKTSGAAGAMAATAGIVLPSLLIIVTLATLFFRVRHNSLVRSSFYGLRPIVTGLIVYAALHFGFLGNGEVAVTWSSIGTLIICGLSLLLLIRYKLHPLLLILAAAAAGIVLF; this is encoded by the coding sequence ATGCTGCTGCAATTATTTCTTACTTTTCTTAAAATAGGCTTTGTCTCCTTCGGTGGAGGCTATGCCGTCATTCCACTCATTCAATTCGAGGTATCCGAGTACGGCTGGCTGTCGAACGACGAGTTTCAGAGTACGGTGGCGCTGGCTGGAATGGCGCCGGGACCGATTGCCACGAACACGGCGACGCTGATCGGCTTCAAGACCTCCGGCGCAGCTGGGGCCATGGCTGCCACAGCCGGGATTGTACTGCCCTCGCTGCTGATTATTGTTACGCTTGCCACTTTATTTTTCCGGGTTCGCCATAACAGCCTTGTGCGCTCCTCATTCTATGGATTAAGACCCATCGTAACCGGGCTGATCGTTTATGCCGCATTGCACTTCGGCTTTCTCGGCAACGGCGAGGTTGCTGTGACCTGGAGCAGCATTGGCACCCTGATTATCTGCGGCCTTAGCCTGCTGCTTCTGATCCGCTACAAGCTGCATCCGCTGCTGCTCATTCTGGCAGCCGCTGCAGCCGGCATTGTGTTATTCTAA
- the aspS gene encoding aspartate--tRNA ligase — MLKRTHHCGQLTAANIGETVTLNGWVQTRRDLGGVLFIDLRDRSGIMQVVFNPDFSGEALAVADKVRSEYVLAVTGKVVQRDPETVNKNLATGEIEVQVTEIEVLNAAKTPPFFIEDGVEVDEQLRLKYRYLDLRRPEMQQTLMLRSKASKIFRDFLDGEGFADVETPILTKSTPEGARDYLVPSRVHAGEFFALPQSPQIYKQLLMVSGLERYYQIARCFRDEDLRADRQPEFTQVDIETSFMERDDLLSMMEQLMVRLFKETIGVELATPFQRISHADAMGKYGSDKPDLRFGMELIEMNDIVADSGVKVFASVIEKGGEVKCLNAKGCGTWTRKEIDDLGPFAARYGAKGLAWIQVKEGEFKGPIVKFFTPEEIEAVKERTGAEEGDLLLFSADTKKVVADVLGALRLRIGRQLGLINDKEFKFAWVLDFPLLSYDEEQKRYVAEHHPFTRPNDEDVERLESDPLSVRAQAYDLVLNGYEVGGGSMRIYKRDVQEKMFAALGLSPEEAYEKFGFLLDAFEYGTPPHGGIAFGFDRLVMLLAGRTNLRETIAFPKTANATDLLMDSPSEVDGGQLEQLHIKLAKKPVEEKKESNG; from the coding sequence ATGTTAAAAAGGACGCATCATTGCGGTCAGCTGACGGCTGCAAATATCGGAGAGACGGTAACACTGAACGGCTGGGTACAAACCCGCCGTGACCTGGGGGGCGTATTGTTCATTGATCTGCGCGACCGCAGCGGAATTATGCAGGTGGTATTCAATCCGGATTTCTCCGGCGAAGCGCTGGCTGTGGCTGACAAGGTTCGCAGTGAGTACGTACTGGCAGTAACCGGTAAAGTCGTTCAGCGTGATCCGGAAACCGTAAACAAGAACCTGGCTACAGGTGAAATTGAGGTTCAGGTTACCGAGATTGAAGTGCTGAACGCCGCCAAAACTCCTCCGTTCTTTATCGAAGACGGTGTTGAGGTGGACGAGCAGCTGCGCTTGAAGTACCGTTACCTCGATCTGCGCCGGCCGGAAATGCAGCAGACGCTCATGCTTCGTTCCAAGGCGTCGAAGATTTTCCGCGACTTCCTGGATGGAGAAGGGTTTGCAGATGTCGAAACGCCGATCCTGACCAAAAGCACGCCAGAAGGCGCGCGGGATTATCTGGTGCCAAGCCGCGTGCATGCAGGGGAGTTCTTTGCACTTCCGCAGTCCCCGCAGATTTACAAGCAGCTGCTGATGGTCAGCGGCCTGGAGCGTTATTACCAGATCGCCCGCTGCTTCCGGGATGAGGATCTTCGTGCTGACCGTCAGCCGGAGTTCACACAGGTCGACATCGAGACTTCCTTCATGGAGCGCGATGACCTGCTGTCGATGATGGAGCAGCTGATGGTACGCCTGTTTAAGGAAACGATTGGCGTTGAGCTGGCGACTCCGTTCCAGCGCATCAGCCATGCGGACGCGATGGGCAAATACGGCTCGGACAAGCCGGATCTGCGCTTTGGCATGGAACTGATTGAAATGAATGATATCGTAGCTGACAGCGGTGTGAAGGTGTTCGCTTCTGTGATCGAAAAAGGCGGCGAAGTAAAGTGCCTGAACGCCAAAGGCTGCGGTACATGGACACGTAAGGAAATTGATGACCTTGGACCATTTGCTGCCCGCTACGGTGCGAAGGGCCTGGCCTGGATTCAAGTGAAGGAAGGCGAATTCAAGGGGCCGATCGTGAAATTCTTTACCCCCGAAGAGATTGAAGCGGTGAAGGAGCGCACTGGCGCGGAAGAAGGCGATTTGCTGTTGTTCTCGGCGGACACGAAAAAGGTCGTTGCGGATGTTCTGGGCGCACTGCGTCTGCGAATTGGCCGTCAGCTGGGCTTGATCAACGATAAAGAATTCAAATTTGCCTGGGTGCTGGACTTCCCGCTGCTAAGCTACGATGAAGAGCAGAAGCGCTATGTAGCAGAGCATCATCCGTTCACTCGTCCTAATGATGAGGATGTCGAGCGTCTAGAGAGCGACCCGCTCAGTGTTCGTGCACAGGCGTATGACCTGGTTCTGAACGGCTATGAGGTTGGCGGCGGCTCCATGCGGATCTACAAGCGTGACGTTCAGGAAAAAATGTTTGCAGCCCTCGGCTTGTCTCCCGAGGAAGCTTACGAGAAGTTCGGATTCCTGCTGGATGCGTTTGAATACGGCACACCGCCGCATGGCGGCATTGCTTTCGGCTTTGACCGGCTTGTTATGCTGTTGGCTGGACGTACGAACCTGCGTGAGACGATTGCGTTCCCGAAAACCGCGAACGCAACCGATCTGCTGATGGATTCTCCGTCCGAGGTGGATGGAGGTCAGCTGGAGCAGCTGCACATTAAGCTGGCCAAGAAGCCGGTAGAAGAGAAGAAAGAAAGCAACGGATAG
- the crcB gene encoding fluoride efflux transporter CrcB, with product MTGSIPGKGKNILLVAVGGAAGALARSGLDAAIPAPASGFPLGILLVNLAGCLLLGWLLGGGAAAVKLPAEATLLLGTGLVGAFTTMSTFSVQLLRLLESGQHLSALAYIACSLIGGLLLSWGGLWLGRKSTPLREADRR from the coding sequence GTGACGGGCTCTATTCCGGGCAAGGGCAAAAATATACTTCTCGTCGCTGTCGGCGGGGCCGCAGGGGCGCTCGCCAGATCTGGTCTGGATGCCGCAATTCCTGCACCCGCCTCCGGCTTTCCGCTGGGCATCCTGCTTGTGAATCTGGCGGGGTGCCTCCTGCTGGGCTGGCTGCTGGGCGGCGGCGCAGCTGCTGTGAAGCTTCCGGCAGAGGCCACGCTGCTGCTGGGAACCGGTTTAGTGGGGGCTTTCACAACCATGTCCACCTTTAGTGTTCAGTTACTTCGACTCCTAGAGAGTGGACAGCACTTGTCTGCACTAGCCTATATCGCCTGTAGTCTTATAGGCGGACTCTTGCTATCCTGGGGAGGCCTCTGGCTGGGAAGAAAGAGCACGCCTCTGAGGGAGGCGGATCGCCGATGA
- a CDS encoding HelD family protein, translated as MTDAFQSAYQEEERHLNKTLHEIEQQLERLRSVPVYTGHDFTEQLLEAGREERRQSLAKSQVQPYFGRLDFHENGKEQQYALYIGKTGFDREEAGEYPVVIDWRAPVASLFYSFTGGDEPASYEAPEGLIEGLVYLKRNVMIRKQILERVSDTYQRGGGGPAVTDEFLVYRLGENKDNKLRDIVSTIQAEQDKIIRAAKNTALIIQGVAGSGKTTVALHRLAFLLYQYKEQVSADKMIIFAPNRMFLDYISEVLPELGVGDIQQRTFTSWAQELLDMSLTEQEGADTLAYWFETEPGKGTRELSDEISGRYKGSISFMKLIQRCIEQLEHAALPDMDFVPWEGALLRKETIREWYEAEYKPYPLAKRKERVLARMHRWVEMELKKSPSPAALKERKKKASQREKSYANQWPKLEPLNLYKQIFGATKAPFWEADMTSSIPEATCSVARKDLKKGLLREEDLAPLVYIHTLLHEIEGEQRFHHVVIDEAQDFSPFQVALLDQFVQGHSFTILGDLSQGIHGYKGVHAWEEMSSWFDEEHQAYFALTRSYRSTMEIIEFGNMILDKGVHSPLLAVPVFRSGDPVRLIPYGNPGSSSRVEELARALRHLSQKGSYRTVSILTRTLQEARALHAALAAEWRDLNLIDGSEGTYHGGLSILPVYLSKGLEFDAVILADADRRHYPEKQWDARLMYVGCTRALHELWLMYEEELPAYLGSAAGEKGWPAELEAL; from the coding sequence GTGACGGATGCTTTTCAAAGTGCCTATCAAGAAGAAGAGCGGCATTTAAATAAAACTCTTCATGAAATTGAGCAGCAGCTGGAACGGCTGCGCAGTGTGCCTGTGTATACGGGACATGATTTTACAGAGCAGCTGCTGGAGGCCGGCCGGGAGGAACGGAGGCAGTCGCTTGCCAAGAGCCAAGTTCAGCCCTATTTTGGCCGGCTTGATTTCCATGAGAACGGCAAAGAGCAGCAATATGCATTATACATAGGCAAGACGGGCTTTGACCGGGAGGAGGCCGGGGAATATCCCGTGGTCATTGACTGGCGGGCTCCTGTGGCGAGCCTGTTCTACTCCTTTACCGGTGGAGACGAGCCTGCTTCTTATGAAGCTCCAGAGGGGCTGATCGAAGGCTTGGTGTATCTGAAACGCAACGTCATGATTCGCAAGCAGATTCTGGAACGAGTATCTGACACCTATCAGCGCGGAGGGGGCGGGCCTGCCGTCACGGATGAATTTCTCGTCTACCGTCTGGGGGAGAACAAGGATAACAAGCTGCGGGATATCGTATCAACGATTCAGGCCGAGCAGGACAAGATTATCCGTGCCGCCAAGAACACGGCTCTGATTATCCAGGGCGTGGCGGGCAGCGGGAAGACGACCGTGGCGCTGCATCGGCTTGCTTTTTTGCTGTATCAGTATAAGGAGCAGGTGTCCGCAGACAAAATGATTATTTTCGCGCCAAACCGTATGTTTCTGGACTATATTTCAGAGGTGCTGCCAGAGCTTGGCGTTGGAGATATTCAGCAGCGAACATTTACCAGCTGGGCGCAAGAGCTGCTGGATATGTCGCTGACGGAGCAGGAAGGTGCAGATACCTTGGCCTACTGGTTTGAAACCGAGCCAGGGAAAGGCACGCGGGAGCTGAGTGATGAGATCAGTGGACGGTACAAAGGCTCGATCTCGTTCATGAAGCTGATTCAGCGCTGTATAGAGCAGCTGGAGCATGCGGCGCTGCCGGACATGGATTTCGTACCGTGGGAAGGGGCCCTGCTCCGTAAGGAAACCATACGCGAGTGGTATGAGGCTGAATATAAGCCGTATCCGCTCGCGAAGCGCAAGGAAAGAGTGCTTGCAAGAATGCATCGCTGGGTAGAAATGGAGCTGAAGAAATCGCCATCGCCGGCCGCCCTCAAAGAGCGGAAGAAGAAAGCCTCGCAGAGAGAGAAGTCCTATGCCAACCAATGGCCGAAACTGGAGCCGCTAAATCTGTATAAGCAAATTTTCGGGGCGACAAAGGCTCCATTCTGGGAAGCGGATATGACCAGCAGCATCCCGGAGGCCACTTGCTCTGTGGCGCGCAAGGATTTGAAAAAAGGGCTCCTGCGGGAGGAGGATCTGGCGCCGCTGGTGTACATTCATACCCTGCTTCATGAGATCGAAGGAGAGCAGCGTTTTCATCATGTAGTCATTGATGAAGCGCAGGATTTCTCGCCGTTTCAAGTCGCGTTACTGGACCAATTTGTGCAAGGCCATTCCTTCACCATTTTGGGAGATTTATCGCAAGGCATTCACGGCTATAAGGGCGTGCATGCCTGGGAAGAAATGAGCTCCTGGTTTGACGAGGAGCATCAGGCATATTTTGCGCTCACTCGAAGCTACCGTTCTACGATGGAAATTATCGAGTTCGGAAATATGATTCTGGACAAAGGGGTTCACAGTCCCCTCCTGGCGGTGCCTGTATTTCGAAGCGGAGATCCTGTGCGGCTCATTCCTTATGGAAATCCGGGATCCAGCAGCCGAGTAGAGGAGCTGGCGCGGGCGTTGCGGCATTTAAGTCAAAAAGGGAGCTACCGGACCGTATCCATTCTGACCCGTACCTTGCAGGAGGCAAGAGCACTTCATGCTGCGCTGGCAGCAGAATGGCGTGACCTCAACCTGATCGACGGAAGCGAAGGGACCTATCACGGCGGCTTATCCATTCTTCCGGTGTATCTCTCCAAAGGGCTGGAATTCGATGCCGTCATCCTGGCGGATGCTGATCGACGGCATTATCCGGAGAAGCAATGGGATGCCCGATTGATGTACGTGGGCTGCACGCGTGCTCTGCATGAGCTATGGCTGATGTATGAGGAAGAGCTGCCGGCATACCTGGGATCAGCGGCTGGAGAGAAGGGCTGGCCGGCAGAGCTAGAAGCGCTGTAA
- a CDS encoding PCYCGC motif-containing (lipo)protein, with translation MRKSGAVWLLTAVLLVSGCGNGGAQDDHAGEHAAEHEADHHLQEHGSQHKLSNGDLQELTSSGEVLPSFLDGKSNDIRAVYSIAAQITDVLPYIPCYCGCGESAGHESNLNCFIKEVREDGSILWDDHGTRCGVCLDIAVESAKLKSEGKSLSEIREAVDAKYENGYAKPTPTPMPMPAS, from the coding sequence ATGCGTAAATCAGGGGCTGTATGGCTGCTGACGGCGGTCCTGCTGGTTAGCGGCTGCGGCAACGGCGGGGCTCAAGATGATCATGCGGGAGAGCATGCAGCGGAACATGAGGCTGACCATCATCTGCAGGAGCACGGCTCTCAGCACAAGTTGAGTAATGGAGACCTTCAAGAGTTGACGTCGTCGGGTGAGGTGCTGCCTTCTTTTCTGGACGGCAAGAGCAATGACATTCGCGCTGTCTACAGCATCGCTGCCCAAATTACAGATGTGCTTCCGTACATCCCGTGCTATTGCGGCTGCGGGGAAAGCGCGGGACACGAGAGCAATCTGAACTGCTTCATTAAAGAGGTACGGGAAGACGGCAGCATACTGTGGGATGATCATGGTACGCGCTGCGGCGTCTGCCTGGATATTGCTGTGGAATCCGCCAAGCTGAAATCCGAAGGGAAGAGCCTGAGTGAGATTCGCGAGGCTGTGGATGCCAAATACGAGAACGGCTATGCAAAGCCAACTCCGACGCCGATGCCGATGCCGGCCTCATAA